A genomic region of Metopolophium dirhodum isolate CAU chromosome 1, ASM1992520v1, whole genome shotgun sequence contains the following coding sequences:
- the LOC132935381 gene encoding peroxidase-like isoform X1, with amino-acid sequence MFLHISNKNLYTEGRMINASLSLKEHYNRPTAGLLLNYMDQLVRGLSTQNTQKIDMLFTKTLTNYLYSVYPNHAFGMDIVSLDIQRTRDHGIPSYTEFRKYCRLKAIRSVQDLSKIMVEGSTDRLLKQYNHWRDIELLVGALFEKHEVDSMVGPTMRCIIREQFIRTRMADRYFYDLPNIFNEYQLTGIRKVTLARIFCDNSNNVRMMQKKVFLIPAMADLQLCNSQLIPKININHWSEMVDTFQK; translated from the exons tttatatacggAAGGCCGAATGATCAACGCAAGTCTTTCACTAAAGGAACATTACAACCGACCAACTGCAGGtttactattaaattacatgGATCAGCTTGTCAGAGGGCTATCTACGcagaatacacaaaaaattGATATGCTATTTACTAAAACG cttACAAATTACTTATACAGTGTTTATCCAAACCACGCGTTTGGAATGGACATCGTCAGCTTGGATATACAACGAACCCGCGATCATGGTATACCAAGCTACAcagaatttagaaaatattgtcgACTAAAAGCTATCAGAAGTGTACAAGATTTATCCAAGATCATGGTTGAAGgc tcaacTGATAGACTATTGAAGCAATACAACCATTGGAGAGATATAGAGCTTTTGGTAGGTGCATTGTTTGAGAAACACGAAGTAGACTCAATGGTTGGCCCAACGATGAGATGTATCATTAGAGAACAGTTTATAAGAACTAGAATGGCAGATAGATATTTTTACGATTTACCAAATATATTCAATGAAT atcaaCTGACAGGAATCAGAAAAGTGACGCTTGCCAGAATCTTTTGTGATAACAGCAATAATGTCAGAATGAtgcagaaaaaagtatttttgatacCTGCAATGGCTGATTTGCAACTCTGTAATTCCCaattaattccaaaaatcaacatCAATCACTGGTCAGAGATGGTcgatacatttcaaaaataa
- the LOC132935381 gene encoding peroxidase-like isoform X2: MINASLSLKEHYNRPTAGLLLNYMDQLVRGLSTQNTQKIDMLFTKTLTNYLYSVYPNHAFGMDIVSLDIQRTRDHGIPSYTEFRKYCRLKAIRSVQDLSKIMVEGSTDRLLKQYNHWRDIELLVGALFEKHEVDSMVGPTMRCIIREQFIRTRMADRYFYDLPNIFNEYQLTGIRKVTLARIFCDNSNNVRMMQKKVFLIPAMADLQLCNSQLIPKININHWSEMVDTFQK; the protein is encoded by the exons ATGATCAACGCAAGTCTTTCACTAAAGGAACATTACAACCGACCAACTGCAGGtttactattaaattacatgGATCAGCTTGTCAGAGGGCTATCTACGcagaatacacaaaaaattGATATGCTATTTACTAAAACG cttACAAATTACTTATACAGTGTTTATCCAAACCACGCGTTTGGAATGGACATCGTCAGCTTGGATATACAACGAACCCGCGATCATGGTATACCAAGCTACAcagaatttagaaaatattgtcgACTAAAAGCTATCAGAAGTGTACAAGATTTATCCAAGATCATGGTTGAAGgc tcaacTGATAGACTATTGAAGCAATACAACCATTGGAGAGATATAGAGCTTTTGGTAGGTGCATTGTTTGAGAAACACGAAGTAGACTCAATGGTTGGCCCAACGATGAGATGTATCATTAGAGAACAGTTTATAAGAACTAGAATGGCAGATAGATATTTTTACGATTTACCAAATATATTCAATGAAT atcaaCTGACAGGAATCAGAAAAGTGACGCTTGCCAGAATCTTTTGTGATAACAGCAATAATGTCAGAATGAtgcagaaaaaagtatttttgatacCTGCAATGGCTGATTTGCAACTCTGTAATTCCCaattaattccaaaaatcaacatCAATCACTGGTCAGAGATGGTcgatacatttcaaaaataa